In Phyllopteryx taeniolatus isolate TA_2022b chromosome 8, UOR_Ptae_1.2, whole genome shotgun sequence, one genomic interval encodes:
- the kcne4 gene encoding potassium voltage-gated channel subfamily E member 4, giving the protein MAHLDNCTQASTPSPLHAQAAQSGGNSYLYILMVVTFYGVFLCGIMLGYFHSKRKEKRRTNIFTRLVHEEEQREWGALPKKHSLSFTAEAAAGARSLNLALPFCGNHGNRFGHLRREGALPSPLACALCTEQSSVSSLCSSADTRLAIEEEESDSGSGEGPEETPKRPVQNSEEDSG; this is encoded by the coding sequence ATGGCGCACCTGGATAACTGCACCCAGGCTTCCACACCCTCCCCACTTCACGCACAGGCGGCACAAAGCGGCGGGAACTCATACTTGTACATTTTAATGGTCGTCACTTTCTACGGAGTCTTCCTGTGCGGCATCATGCTGGGCTACTTCCACTCCAAGAGAAAGGAGAAGAGGAGGACCAACATCTTCACCCGCCTCGTGCACGAGGAGGAGCAGCGGGAGTGGGGCGCGCTCCCCAAGAAGCACAGCCTCTCCTTCACGGCGGAGGCCGCCGCGGGAGCGCGCTCACTGAACCTGGCCTTGCCTTTCTGCGGTAACCACGGCAACCGCTTCGGACATCTTCGCCGCGAGGGCGCGCTGCCCTCTCCGCTCGCGTGCGCGCTCTGCACGGAGCAAAGCAGCGTCAGCTCCCTGTGCTCCTCCGCGGACACGCGCTTGGCCATCGAGGAGGAGGAGTCGGACAGTGGCAGCGGGGAGGGGCCGGAGGAGACCCCCAAGAGGCCAGTGCAGAACAGTGAGGAGGACTccggctga